From a region of the Citricoccus muralis genome:
- the fusA gene encoding elongation factor G — protein sequence MAQDVLTDLKKVRNIGIMAHIDAGKTTTTERILFYTGVNHKLGETHDGASTTDWMEQEKERGITITSAAVTCFWDDNQINIIDTPGHVDFTVEVERSLRVLDGAVAVFDGKEGVEPQSETVWRQADKYNVPRICFVNKMDKLGADFYYTVDTIVSRLGAKPLVMQLPIGAENDFVGVVDLLSMKAFVWEGDSKGDVTMGAAYETREIPADLQEKAEQYRAQLIEAVADTSEELMMKYLEGEEISNEEIQAGVRHLTINAEAYPVFCGSAFKNRGVQPMLDAVVSYLPNPMDAGAITGLDVKDEEKELTREPSKEGPFSALAFKIAAHPFFGQLTFIRVYSGRLNPGDQILNSTKGKKERIGKLFQMHANKENPVEEVVAGHIYAVIGLKDTTTGDTLCSISDPIILESMSFPEPVISVAIEPKTKGDQEKLSTAIQKLVAEDPTFTVNLDDETGQTVIGGMGELHLDVFVDRMRREFKVEANVGKPQVAYRETIKKKVDKVDYTHKKQTGGSGQFAKVQMAFEPMDTSEGEFYEFVNAVTGGRIPREYIPSVDAGIQDAMQFGILAGYPMVGVKATLLDGAYHDVDSSEMAFKLAGSMVYKEGMRRANPVILEPLMAVEVRTPEEYMGDVIGDLNSRRGQIQSMEDAQGVKVVKANVPLSEMFGYIGDLRSKTQGRAVYSMTFDSYAEVPKAVADEIIQKNSGE from the coding sequence GTGGCACAGGACGTGCTGACCGACCTCAAAAAGGTCCGCAACATCGGCATCATGGCGCATATCGATGCCGGCAAGACCACCACCACCGAGCGCATCCTCTTCTACACGGGCGTCAACCACAAGTTGGGCGAGACCCACGACGGCGCCTCCACCACGGACTGGATGGAGCAGGAGAAGGAACGCGGCATCACCATCACCTCCGCCGCGGTGACCTGCTTCTGGGACGACAACCAGATCAACATCATCGACACCCCGGGCCACGTCGACTTCACCGTCGAGGTGGAGCGTTCCCTGCGCGTGCTCGATGGCGCCGTAGCCGTGTTTGACGGCAAGGAAGGCGTGGAGCCGCAGTCCGAGACCGTGTGGCGCCAGGCTGACAAGTACAACGTGCCCCGCATCTGCTTCGTCAACAAGATGGACAAGCTGGGCGCCGACTTCTACTACACCGTCGACACCATCGTGTCCCGCCTCGGCGCCAAGCCGCTCGTGATGCAGCTGCCGATCGGTGCTGAGAACGACTTCGTCGGCGTGGTGGACCTGCTGTCCATGAAGGCGTTCGTCTGGGAGGGCGACTCCAAGGGCGACGTCACCATGGGTGCCGCCTACGAGACCCGCGAGATCCCGGCCGACCTCCAGGAGAAGGCCGAGCAGTACCGCGCCCAGCTCATCGAGGCCGTCGCCGACACCTCCGAAGAGCTCATGATGAAGTACCTCGAGGGTGAGGAGATCTCCAACGAGGAGATCCAGGCCGGCGTGCGCCACCTGACCATCAACGCCGAGGCGTACCCGGTCTTCTGTGGTTCCGCCTTCAAGAACCGTGGTGTGCAGCCGATGCTGGACGCCGTGGTCTCCTACCTGCCGAACCCCATGGACGCCGGGGCCATCACCGGCCTCGACGTGAAGGACGAGGAGAAGGAGCTGACCCGCGAGCCCTCGAAGGAGGGCCCGTTCTCGGCCCTGGCCTTCAAGATCGCGGCGCACCCGTTCTTCGGTCAGCTGACCTTCATCCGCGTGTACTCCGGACGCCTGAACCCCGGTGACCAGATCCTGAACTCCACCAAGGGGAAGAAGGAGCGCATCGGCAAGCTGTTCCAGATGCACGCGAACAAGGAGAACCCGGTCGAGGAGGTCGTGGCGGGTCACATCTACGCCGTGATCGGCCTCAAGGACACCACCACCGGTGACACCTTGTGCTCCATCAGCGATCCGATCATCCTCGAATCCATGTCCTTCCCGGAGCCCGTGATCTCCGTGGCCATCGAGCCGAAGACCAAGGGCGATCAGGAGAAGCTCTCCACCGCCATCCAGAAGCTCGTCGCCGAGGACCCCACGTTCACCGTGAACCTCGACGATGAGACCGGCCAGACCGTCATCGGCGGCATGGGCGAGTTGCACCTGGACGTCTTCGTGGACCGTATGCGCCGCGAGTTCAAGGTCGAGGCCAACGTGGGCAAGCCCCAGGTGGCCTACCGCGAGACCATCAAGAAGAAGGTCGACAAGGTCGACTACACGCACAAGAAGCAGACCGGTGGTTCCGGCCAGTTCGCCAAGGTGCAGATGGCCTTCGAACCGATGGACACCTCCGAGGGTGAGTTCTACGAGTTCGTCAACGCCGTCACCGGCGGTCGCATCCCGCGCGAGTACATCCCCTCCGTGGACGCCGGCATCCAGGACGCCATGCAGTTCGGCATCCTGGCCGGCTACCCGATGGTCGGTGTGAAGGCCACCCTTCTCGACGGCGCCTACCATGATGTGGACTCCTCGGAAATGGCGTTCAAGCTCGCCGGCTCCATGGTCTACAAGGAGGGCATGCGCCGGGCCAACCCGGTCATCCTCGAGCCGCTGATGGCCGTGGAGGTCCGCACCCCGGAGGAGTACATGGGCGATGTCATCGGCGACTTGAACTCCCGCCGTGGCCAGATCCAGTCCATGGAGGACGCGCAGGGTGTCAAGGTCGTCAAGGCCAACGTCCCGCTGTCCGAGATGTTCGGCTACATCGGCGACCTGCGGTCCAAGACCCAGGGCCGTGCCGTGTACTCGATGACGTTCGACTCCTACGCCGAGGTCCCCAAGGCCGTGGCCGACGAGATCATCCAGAAGAACAGCGGCGAATAG